The proteins below are encoded in one region of Lujinxingia sediminis:
- a CDS encoding purine-nucleoside phosphorylase has protein sequence MATHTSDLARRAQASADFLKSRITESPRIAMILGSGLGAIGDQLDDAIAIDYSEIPHFPVSGVEGHKGRLVFGTLEGVPVVVMQGRSHFYEGWTMQEVTFPVRAFHLMGIDHLVVTNSAGGINADYAPGDLMIICDQVNFTGQNPLHGPNEDAFGPRFPDMSDPYAKELRELLRAVASQESIEVKEGVYAGVAGPSYETPAEVRMLRTMGGDAVGMSTVPEVIVANHCGMKVAGISCITNFAAGLSDTKLHHDEVKETADRVRETFTGLVRGLVKALGKTL, from the coding sequence ATGGCAACGCATACCTCCGACCTGGCCCGGCGCGCTCAGGCCAGCGCTGATTTTCTCAAGTCCCGCATCACCGAGAGCCCCCGCATCGCCATGATCCTGGGCAGCGGCCTGGGCGCCATCGGCGACCAGCTCGACGACGCCATCGCCATCGACTACAGCGAGATCCCCCACTTCCCCGTCTCCGGCGTCGAAGGCCACAAGGGTCGCCTGGTCTTCGGCACGCTCGAAGGCGTGCCGGTGGTCGTGATGCAGGGCCGCTCGCACTTCTACGAGGGCTGGACGATGCAGGAGGTCACCTTCCCGGTGCGCGCCTTCCACCTGATGGGCATCGATCACCTGGTGGTCACCAACTCCGCCGGCGGCATCAACGCCGACTACGCCCCCGGCGACCTGATGATCATCTGCGATCAGGTCAACTTCACCGGCCAGAACCCCCTGCACGGTCCCAACGAAGACGCCTTCGGTCCGCGCTTCCCCGACATGAGCGATCCCTATGCGAAGGAGCTCCGTGAGCTTCTGCGCGCGGTGGCCAGCCAGGAGAGCATCGAGGTCAAAGAAGGCGTCTACGCCGGGGTGGCCGGCCCCAGCTACGAAACCCCGGCCGAGGTGCGCATGCTGCGCACGATGGGCGGTGACGCCGTGGGCATGTCGACGGTTCCCGAGGTCATCGTCGCCAACCACTGCGGCATGAAGGTCGCCGGCATCAGCTGCATCACCAACTTCGCCGCCGGCTTGAGCGACACCAAACTCCACCACGACGAGGTCAAAGAGACCGCCGACCGCGTCCGCGAGACCTTCACCGGCCTTGTGCGCGGGCTTGTCAAAGCCCTGGGCAAAACCCTCTGA
- a CDS encoding NupC/NupG family nucleoside CNT transporter, which translates to MHSPRQLAQRRILYAMAWFVFLFCSSVIATGMVVGRTSPSVAQEIAQPDSVADESGERADTSDGGPTALDEAAASPPPAEAAQLEEALDEDPAEPVAAAHGEAAEESAPENAAADAVDAQAAEQETFELSRMKGEKSSFLEKFVSFFGIFALLGVAWLMSTNRRKIDWKLVGIGTGLQLVFALFIFYVPGGQKVFEVATVAVSKLLEFTNTGADFIFSSYVTGSVEGGLINFAFAVLPTIIFFSALMTVLYHLGIMQKLVHMFAWVMQRTMGISGAESMSAAANIFVGQTEAPLVVKPFVKNMTMSELMVVMTGGFATVAGGVLAIYVGMMEPSFPDIAGHLLAASVMSAPAALVIAKIIYPETDHPMTAGKLEMEDLREDVNVLDAASRGAAEGMKLALNVAAMLLAFIALMELVNYLITWPSLMINASTLGSLAEAFAAGNMALPEGCDPATVADAAVVGCIETMQAAPGMTASWIAPVVTMQDIFGYIFWPFAWVMGVPAEDCYTIARLLGEKMVINELVAYGSLQQLLLDPNVVLSERSIIIATYALCGFANFGSIGIQLGGIGGIAPERKGDLARIALRAMFGGTLAAFMTATIAGILI; encoded by the coding sequence ATGCATAGCCCCCGCCAGTTGGCGCAGCGTCGCATCCTTTACGCGATGGCGTGGTTCGTCTTTCTCTTCTGCTCATCGGTCATCGCCACCGGCATGGTCGTCGGGCGCACCTCTCCCTCGGTCGCTCAGGAAATCGCGCAGCCCGATTCCGTCGCAGACGAATCCGGTGAGCGGGCCGATACCAGCGATGGCGGCCCCACCGCCCTCGATGAGGCGGCGGCCTCCCCGCCCCCCGCCGAGGCCGCTCAGCTCGAAGAGGCCCTCGACGAGGATCCCGCCGAGCCGGTCGCCGCCGCTCATGGCGAGGCCGCCGAAGAGAGCGCGCCGGAAAACGCCGCGGCTGACGCGGTCGACGCCCAGGCCGCTGAGCAGGAAACCTTCGAGCTCAGCCGCATGAAAGGCGAAAAGTCGAGCTTTCTTGAAAAGTTCGTCAGCTTCTTTGGCATCTTCGCCCTTCTGGGCGTGGCCTGGCTGATGTCGACCAACCGCCGCAAAATCGACTGGAAGCTCGTGGGCATCGGCACCGGCCTGCAGCTGGTCTTCGCCCTCTTTATCTTCTACGTCCCCGGCGGACAGAAGGTCTTTGAGGTCGCCACCGTCGCCGTCAGCAAGCTCCTGGAGTTCACCAACACCGGCGCCGACTTCATCTTCTCCAGCTACGTCACAGGCTCGGTCGAGGGCGGGCTTATCAACTTTGCCTTCGCCGTACTCCCCACCATCATCTTCTTCAGCGCCCTGATGACCGTGCTCTACCACCTGGGCATCATGCAGAAGCTCGTGCACATGTTTGCCTGGGTGATGCAGCGCACCATGGGCATCAGCGGAGCGGAGAGCATGTCGGCCGCCGCCAACATCTTCGTCGGCCAGACCGAGGCCCCGCTGGTGGTCAAACCCTTCGTCAAAAACATGACGATGTCGGAGCTGATGGTCGTGATGACCGGCGGTTTTGCCACGGTGGCCGGCGGCGTGCTGGCCATCTACGTGGGCATGATGGAGCCCTCCTTCCCCGATATCGCCGGCCACCTTTTGGCCGCGTCTGTGATGAGCGCCCCGGCCGCCCTGGTGATCGCCAAGATCATCTACCCGGAAACCGACCACCCCATGACCGCCGGCAAGCTCGAGATGGAGGACCTGCGTGAGGACGTCAACGTGCTCGACGCCGCCAGCCGCGGCGCCGCCGAAGGCATGAAGCTCGCGCTCAACGTCGCCGCCATGCTGCTCGCCTTCATCGCGCTGATGGAGCTCGTCAACTACCTGATCACCTGGCCCAGCCTGATGATCAACGCCTCCACCCTGGGCTCGCTGGCCGAGGCCTTCGCCGCCGGCAACATGGCGCTGCCCGAGGGCTGCGACCCGGCCACCGTCGCCGACGCCGCGGTCGTGGGCTGCATCGAGACGATGCAGGCCGCCCCGGGAATGACCGCCTCCTGGATTGCCCCGGTGGTCACGATGCAGGACATCTTCGGCTACATCTTCTGGCCCTTCGCCTGGGTGATGGGTGTGCCGGCCGAGGACTGCTACACCATCGCGCGCCTGCTCGGTGAGAAGATGGTCATCAACGAGCTCGTCGCCTACGGAAGCCTCCAGCAGCTGCTCCTGGATCCGAACGTCGTGCTCTCGGAGCGCTCCATCATCATCGCCACCTACGCGCTCTGCGGCTTTGCCAACTTCGGCTCCATCGGCATTCAGCTCGGTGGCATCGGCGGCATCGCCCCCGAGCGCAAGGGTGACCTGGCCCGCATCGCGCTGCGCGCGATGTTCGGCGGCACCCTGGCCGCGTTCATGACCGCGACCATCGCCGGTATTCTCATCTGA
- a CDS encoding NifU family protein: MRRQIQKLIDEEINPFVAGHGGRIELVDYLDRNVYIQMMGGCQGCAASSATLKQGVERLLREAFNEEIAQIIDVTDHGSGDNPYYTESPF; encoded by the coding sequence ATGCGACGACAGATTCAGAAACTTATCGACGAAGAGATCAACCCCTTTGTCGCCGGACACGGCGGGCGCATCGAGCTTGTGGACTACCTCGATCGCAATGTCTACATCCAGATGATGGGCGGCTGCCAGGGGTGTGCGGCTTCCTCGGCCACGCTCAAGCAGGGGGTGGAGCGCCTGCTGCGCGAGGCGTTCAACGAGGAGATCGCTCAGATCATCGACGTGACCGACCATGGCTCGGGTGATAACCCTTATTATACCGAGAGCCCCTTTTAA
- the metH gene encoding methionine synthase yields MEESKVGGVEAALKERILVLDGAMGTMIQRHRLEEADFRGERFADHPSPLQGNNDLLAMTRPDIIGAIHREYLEAGADIIETNTFNAQRISMADYDLEDIVYELNVAAATLAVEVAREVSARPGERRRFVAGSVGPTNRALSMSPDVNRPMYRAVSFDAIRQAYAEQIEGLMDGGVDLLLAETVFDTLNLKAFIVAMEEVFERRGERLPLMISVTITDRSGRTLSGQTIEAFWTSVAHARPLSVGINCALGAEEMRPFMGELARISPIYTSCYPNAGLPNEFGEYEQSATQMATIIEEFAQQGWLNVVGGCCGTTPEHIGAIAERVASYAPRVPPAGDTLTRFSGLEPCVLRPDANFTMVGERTNVTGSRKFARLIRAEDYEEALSVARHQVEGGANILDINVDDGMLDSAKVMTDFLNLIATEPEISKLPIMIDSSRFEVIEAGLKCVQGKAIVNSISLKEGEEVFRRQAETIRRYGAAVVVMLFDEEGQAVTLEHRRRIAHRAVGILHDVGFASQDIIFDANILTVGTGMAEHDDYAVGFIEGVRAIKTEIEGVKTVGGVSNVSFSFRGQDAVREAINAAFLYHAIKAGLDMGIVNAGQIEVYDEINAELLELVEDMLLNRRLDATERLVDFSARYTADPRRAASEAKWREGTVEERLKHALVKGIVDYVDVDVNEALELYPRALDIIEGPLMAGMGVVGDLFGEGKMFLPQVVKSARAMKKAVAILLPRMEAEKEDGEAEGRGTIVMATVKGDVHDIGKNIVGVVLGCNNYKVVDLGVMVPAEQILDAVEEHKADILGLSGLITPSLDEMVHVASEMERRGMKVPLLIGGATTSRRHTSIKISPNYSGAVVHVVDASRVGGAVGGLLGDDKEAYIEENRAQQARDREIYKQRGQRPLLSLEEARARRTPIAFKPEDIATPSFLGVRQIDDLSLEALIPYIDWTPFFVAWEIRGAYPQVLDDERYREIARETFDNGRRMLDQIVADRSLRASAAWGFFPANAEGDDILLFEDETRQRVQERLCMLRQQRKRHGEEQANRCLSDYVAPVESGLNDYIGAFAVCAGHGVDELVARYHADHDDYRAIMVKVLADRLAEAFAEYLHRQAREAWGYGRGESLSNEELIAEAYRGIRPAPGYPACPDHTEKAKLWELLDVERRAGLKLTESFAMWPTAAVSGWYFGHPEARYLRVGDVGEDQIKDYARRKKMSVAEVERWLAPNLGY; encoded by the coding sequence ATGGAAGAGTCGAAAGTCGGCGGAGTTGAGGCGGCGCTCAAGGAGCGCATTCTGGTGCTGGACGGGGCGATGGGAACGATGATCCAGCGCCACCGCTTAGAAGAGGCCGATTTTCGGGGGGAGCGTTTCGCCGACCACCCGAGCCCCTTGCAGGGCAATAATGACCTTCTGGCGATGACGCGGCCGGATATCATCGGCGCGATTCACCGGGAGTATCTGGAGGCCGGCGCCGACATCATCGAGACGAATACGTTTAACGCCCAGCGCATCTCGATGGCGGATTACGACCTGGAAGACATCGTCTATGAGCTCAACGTGGCCGCCGCAACGCTCGCGGTGGAGGTGGCCCGGGAGGTGAGCGCGCGGCCGGGGGAGCGCCGGCGTTTTGTGGCCGGATCGGTGGGACCGACCAACCGGGCGCTCTCGATGTCGCCGGATGTGAACCGCCCGATGTACCGCGCGGTGAGCTTTGACGCGATCCGCCAGGCCTACGCCGAGCAGATCGAGGGGTTGATGGACGGGGGCGTCGACCTGCTTTTGGCCGAGACGGTCTTTGATACGCTCAACCTCAAGGCCTTCATCGTAGCGATGGAGGAGGTCTTTGAGCGGCGAGGGGAGCGGCTTCCGCTGATGATCTCGGTGACGATTACGGATCGCAGTGGGCGCACCCTCTCGGGGCAGACCATCGAGGCCTTCTGGACGTCTGTGGCGCACGCGCGGCCTTTAAGTGTGGGCATCAACTGCGCGCTGGGCGCCGAAGAGATGCGCCCCTTTATGGGGGAGCTCGCGCGCATCTCGCCGATCTATACGAGCTGCTACCCCAACGCCGGGCTGCCCAATGAGTTCGGGGAGTACGAGCAGTCGGCCACGCAGATGGCGACCATCATTGAGGAGTTTGCTCAGCAGGGCTGGCTCAACGTGGTGGGGGGCTGCTGCGGGACGACCCCGGAGCATATCGGCGCCATCGCGGAGCGCGTGGCCTCCTACGCCCCGCGTGTGCCGCCGGCCGGCGATACGCTGACGCGTTTCTCGGGCCTGGAGCCCTGCGTGCTGCGTCCCGACGCCAATTTTACGATGGTGGGTGAGCGCACCAACGTCACCGGCTCGCGTAAGTTTGCGAGGCTGATCCGCGCCGAAGATTACGAAGAAGCCCTCTCGGTGGCCCGCCATCAGGTCGAAGGCGGTGCCAATATCCTGGACATCAACGTCGACGACGGGATGCTCGACTCCGCAAAAGTGATGACGGACTTTTTGAACCTCATCGCCACCGAGCCGGAGATCAGCAAGCTGCCGATCATGATCGACTCCTCGCGTTTTGAGGTGATCGAGGCCGGGCTCAAGTGCGTGCAGGGCAAGGCCATCGTCAACTCCATCAGTTTGAAGGAGGGCGAGGAGGTTTTCAGGCGTCAGGCCGAGACGATAAGGCGTTACGGGGCGGCGGTGGTCGTGATGCTCTTTGATGAAGAGGGGCAGGCTGTGACGCTTGAGCATCGTCGGCGCATCGCGCACCGGGCCGTGGGGATTCTGCACGATGTGGGCTTCGCATCGCAGGACATCATCTTCGATGCCAACATCCTCACCGTGGGCACCGGCATGGCCGAGCACGACGACTATGCGGTGGGCTTTATTGAGGGCGTGCGCGCGATCAAGACGGAGATCGAGGGGGTCAAGACCGTGGGCGGGGTGAGCAACGTCTCCTTCTCGTTCCGGGGGCAGGACGCGGTGCGTGAGGCGATCAACGCGGCGTTTTTGTACCACGCGATCAAAGCCGGTCTGGATATGGGCATCGTCAACGCCGGGCAGATCGAGGTGTATGACGAGATCAACGCCGAGCTCTTAGAGCTGGTCGAAGATATGCTGCTGAACCGACGTCTCGACGCCACCGAGCGTCTGGTGGACTTCTCGGCGCGCTACACCGCCGACCCGCGGCGCGCGGCCAGTGAGGCCAAATGGCGCGAGGGCACGGTTGAGGAGCGTCTCAAGCATGCGCTGGTCAAGGGCATCGTCGATTATGTGGACGTCGATGTGAATGAGGCGCTGGAGCTCTATCCGCGGGCGCTCGACATCATCGAAGGTCCGCTGATGGCGGGGATGGGCGTGGTGGGCGATCTTTTCGGGGAGGGCAAGATGTTCTTGCCCCAGGTCGTCAAGAGCGCCCGGGCGATGAAGAAGGCTGTGGCGATCTTGTTGCCCCGGATGGAGGCCGAGAAAGAGGATGGCGAGGCCGAGGGGCGCGGCACCATTGTGATGGCCACGGTCAAAGGCGATGTGCATGACATCGGTAAAAACATCGTGGGCGTGGTGCTGGGGTGCAACAACTACAAGGTGGTGGATCTGGGGGTGATGGTGCCCGCCGAGCAGATCCTGGATGCGGTGGAAGAACATAAGGCCGACATCCTGGGCTTGAGCGGGCTGATTACGCCCTCGCTCGATGAGATGGTGCATGTGGCCAGCGAGATGGAGCGGCGCGGCATGAAGGTGCCGCTGCTGATCGGAGGGGCGACCACGAGCCGCAGGCATACCTCGATCAAGATTTCGCCCAATTACAGCGGGGCGGTGGTGCATGTGGTGGACGCGTCGCGGGTGGGCGGGGCGGTGGGAGGGCTGCTCGGCGACGATAAGGAGGCGTACATCGAGGAGAACCGCGCCCAGCAGGCCCGAGACCGTGAGATCTACAAGCAGCGCGGCCAGCGCCCGCTCTTAAGTCTTGAGGAGGCGCGCGCCCGGCGTACGCCCATTGCGTTTAAGCCTGAAGATATCGCCACACCGAGTTTTCTGGGCGTGCGCCAGATCGACGATCTCTCGCTGGAGGCGCTGATCCCCTACATCGACTGGACGCCCTTCTTTGTGGCCTGGGAGATCCGCGGGGCGTATCCGCAGGTGCTCGACGATGAACGCTACCGTGAGATTGCGCGCGAGACCTTTGATAACGGTCGGCGGATGCTCGATCAGATCGTGGCCGATCGCTCGTTGCGCGCCAGCGCCGCCTGGGGCTTCTTTCCGGCCAATGCCGAGGGCGACGATATTTTGCTCTTTGAGGATGAGACGCGTCAGAGGGTGCAGGAGCGCCTCTGCATGCTGCGTCAGCAGCGAAAGCGCCACGGGGAGGAGCAGGCCAACCGCTGCCTCTCTGACTACGTCGCGCCGGTGGAGAGCGGGCTCAACGACTATATCGGGGCGTTTGCGGTATGCGCCGGCCACGGCGTCGACGAGCTGGTGGCGCGCTATCACGCCGATCACGACGATTACCGCGCGATCATGGTCAAGGTTCTGGCCGATCGCCTGGCCGAAGCGTTTGCCGAATACCTTCACCGTCAGGCCCGTGAGGCCTGGGGCTATGGTCGCGGGGAGTCGTTGAGCAATGAGGAGCTCATCGCCGAGGCGTACCGCGGGATTCGACCGGCGCCGGGCTACCCGGCCTGCCCGGATCATACCGAGAAGGCCAAACTCTGGGAGCTGCTCGACGTGGAGCGGCGCGCGGGGCTCAAGCTCACCGAGAGCTTTGCGATGTGGCCGACGGCCGCGGTCAGCGGCTGGTATTTTGGCCACCCCGAAGCGCGCTACCTGCGCGTGGGAGATGTGGGCGAAGACCAGATCAAAGATTACGCGCGGCGAAAGAAGATGAGCGTGGCCGAGGTCGAGCGCTGGCTTGCGCCCAACCTCGGCTATTGA
- a CDS encoding Ig-like domain-containing protein produces MTFFNGRALGTLALVGALCASPLACSGDDQPAETTERSLSITSPTAGEIVSTSNVRVRGTAENIDQVNVNGEPVDVTGGSWEVLLPFAEGEASVTVSGGGQEDQVDFRVDSLAPQLSLSSPQRATVLDATTTTSVMVNGNVVEEGTGLFLVKVGEQIIDVDEAGNFSYELALTPGLNVVTVTAIDRAGNESATRRGINFGPLGEPDAIIEDALRVEVSRTGFERISEVVEAFVTPERIMTFVAGAELPGNVEITDVAFENLDLAITPQDGYFDIAMQLDALRLDGLFSINGNEPLAGYVAIATVGVNLQIELSPREDNSLELRILNSELVLENSDITSNLIEDNDTLRNLVGNLLQVAFAEFVGDLIVESLYDPAILTQNFEFLGRSVELTLGFETLLVTPQGMLVDVSMVFPPDAHADVEDVAGVLMRELGSTGGSNLASPLRMHTNNTALDRALHGVWRSGLFHQVIGGDNLDAIALPFDLTVDGLAALLSDQRIRDLAAPGTPVGLGLRPLLPPVAELVDADEEVGGSIEVGMGDFMIDIFLLHADKPRELVVTIALFINLDVVPTVEADTLKFDLDIEAEGDLADSPLLDLNAARVTGLITELIELIPSLAASNLNVQSGAELEWMRIGDPQIDVHGLQADRLAVGLNLEAASDLDAQVEAGE; encoded by the coding sequence ATGACCTTCTTTAACGGCCGCGCCCTCGGGACTCTCGCGCTTGTTGGCGCCCTCTGCGCCTCCCCCCTGGCCTGCTCAGGCGACGATCAACCCGCCGAGACCACCGAGCGCTCGTTGAGCATCACCTCTCCCACCGCCGGCGAAATCGTCTCGACGAGCAACGTGCGCGTGCGCGGCACGGCCGAGAACATCGACCAGGTCAACGTGAATGGAGAGCCTGTCGACGTCACCGGCGGCAGCTGGGAGGTGCTCCTTCCCTTCGCCGAGGGTGAGGCCAGCGTCACGGTCAGCGGCGGCGGCCAGGAGGACCAGGTCGACTTCAGGGTCGACTCCCTCGCCCCACAGCTCTCCTTAAGCAGCCCGCAGCGCGCCACGGTGCTCGACGCCACCACAACCACCTCGGTGATGGTCAACGGCAACGTCGTGGAGGAAGGCACCGGGCTCTTTCTGGTCAAGGTTGGCGAGCAGATCATCGACGTCGATGAGGCGGGTAACTTCAGCTACGAGCTGGCGCTGACGCCGGGGCTCAACGTGGTCACCGTGACCGCCATCGACCGCGCCGGCAACGAGAGCGCCACGCGCCGCGGCATCAACTTCGGCCCCCTCGGCGAGCCCGATGCGATCATTGAGGATGCCCTGCGCGTGGAAGTCAGCCGCACCGGCTTTGAGCGCATCAGCGAGGTGGTTGAGGCTTTTGTGACCCCCGAGCGCATCATGACCTTTGTGGCCGGAGCTGAGCTCCCCGGGAACGTCGAGATCACCGACGTCGCCTTTGAGAACCTCGACCTGGCGATCACCCCGCAGGACGGCTACTTCGACATCGCCATGCAACTCGACGCGCTTCGCCTCGATGGCCTCTTCTCGATCAACGGTAACGAGCCTCTTGCGGGCTACGTCGCGATCGCCACCGTCGGCGTCAACCTGCAAATCGAGCTCAGCCCGCGCGAAGACAACAGCCTGGAGCTGCGCATCCTCAACTCCGAGCTGGTGCTGGAGAACAGCGACATCACCAGCAACCTCATCGAAGACAACGACACCCTGCGCAACCTCGTCGGCAACCTTTTGCAGGTGGCTTTCGCCGAGTTTGTGGGTGATCTCATCGTGGAGAGCCTCTACGACCCGGCGATCCTCACCCAGAACTTTGAGTTCTTAGGGCGCAGCGTGGAGTTGACCCTGGGATTTGAGACCCTGCTGGTGACCCCGCAGGGCATGCTGGTGGACGTCTCGATGGTCTTTCCGCCCGACGCTCACGCAGACGTGGAAGATGTCGCCGGGGTGCTGATGCGCGAGCTTGGATCGACGGGGGGCTCCAACCTGGCCAGCCCGCTGCGCATGCACACCAACAACACCGCGCTTGACCGCGCGCTTCACGGGGTCTGGCGAAGCGGCCTTTTTCACCAGGTGATCGGCGGCGACAATCTCGATGCCATCGCCCTTCCCTTTGACCTGACCGTCGACGGACTGGCCGCCCTCCTCTCCGATCAGCGCATTCGCGATCTTGCCGCGCCGGGCACCCCGGTGGGGCTGGGGCTGCGTCCCCTGCTTCCGCCGGTGGCCGAGCTCGTCGACGCCGACGAAGAGGTCGGCGGCTCGATTGAAGTGGGCATGGGCGACTTCATGATCGACATCTTTCTGCTGCACGCCGACAAGCCCCGCGAGCTGGTGGTAACCATCGCCCTCTTCATCAATCTCGATGTGGTGCCCACGGTCGAGGCCGATACCCTGAAGTTCGACCTCGACATTGAGGCCGAGGGCGATCTGGCCGACTCCCCCCTTCTCGACCTCAACGCCGCGCGCGTCACCGGGCTTATCACCGAGCTCATTGAGCTCATTCCCTCCCTGGCCGCCTCCAACTTAAACGTACAGAGCGGGGCGGAGCTTGAGTGGATGCGCATCGGCGATCCTCAGATCGATGTGCACGGCCTGCAGGCCGACCGCCTGGCCGTGGGCCTCAATCTGGAAGCTGCCTCCGACCTCGACGCTCAGGTCGAGGCCGGAGAATAA
- a CDS encoding N-acetylmuramoyl-L-alanine amidase, with amino-acid sequence MLNRASAKWVMWACAMMLGASGCAGEDAAEAASERGALEEGASLPSEGRELVDGHHADHRHHSSVVLATPEAVAEVFDEEANLARLEYPDAFQQVGWMMDADSLAGMEYRVARADGSFSKWEPVEVYWNEGRMFNARVRLNSPAHVMELRGFEGITFAEIEFFEEVVAPEQLQRPERPLPPEAGDSGPIGTRRQASVAPSSLVIPRSEWGAINPGKICGSVVAPYRASIHHTYAPSGDGGDAAARVRQMQSYHINTRGWCDIGYHFIVSQAGNIYQGRSRSDRPGAHVGNQNSGNVGISFIADFTTQTPSQTQLNAGARMLKWVHETHGVPMTRTAVKGHREWPGQSTSCPGGNMISSLETLLQKTRDLINPPAPQTYEVALDVTLKGGEAMVDQGSSEGVVDALPGAEFSAEILLKNASSSAIRGVRLGYAFDELGLTPLSYTIESDHPGLDQSSWSTNDAMQVESNPEPAQMGSSGELVMNAFSAGESKRVVVTLRADSYSFAMAPFGGVRAFVTHIDDVYAQSTFDASPGVNRTGTTLRAHAGLDIFATDAWFFEGPEGPDVEGWTAEGVDAFDEFRLNTSHGLLALHLVGEGATVSSPAWTAIDADAFPELVLRARSHDGEHVKAVYWSREGEAFSEERSVRFEASGDGEYHDLIVNLSEHPEWSGEVKALRIALLAEGAPGEEASGWYDVDHIYFQNRAAGTTTTEFGPVIDQAAVALLPEGGGGEAEPDGEGGGSPGLGANDGEQPGVRTASGCATTGQQGGGTPAAILLLLGWVLASWRRRAT; translated from the coding sequence ATGTTGAATCGGGCCAGTGCGAAGTGGGTGATGTGGGCGTGTGCGATGATGTTGGGCGCGAGCGGCTGCGCCGGTGAGGATGCGGCAGAGGCCGCCAGCGAGCGCGGAGCGTTGGAAGAGGGCGCGAGCCTGCCTTCTGAGGGGCGCGAGCTGGTTGACGGCCATCACGCTGACCACCGCCACCACAGCTCGGTGGTGCTGGCAACGCCTGAGGCTGTCGCCGAGGTCTTCGACGAAGAGGCCAACCTCGCTCGCCTGGAGTATCCGGACGCGTTTCAGCAGGTCGGCTGGATGATGGACGCCGACAGCCTGGCGGGCATGGAGTATCGCGTGGCCCGCGCCGACGGCAGCTTCTCGAAGTGGGAGCCGGTGGAGGTCTACTGGAACGAAGGGCGCATGTTTAACGCCCGAGTGCGCCTCAACTCGCCAGCGCATGTGATGGAGCTGCGCGGCTTTGAGGGTATCACCTTTGCCGAGATCGAGTTTTTTGAGGAGGTCGTTGCTCCCGAGCAGCTCCAGCGCCCGGAGCGTCCGCTGCCGCCGGAGGCTGGCGATAGCGGTCCGATCGGCACGCGCCGGCAGGCCTCGGTGGCGCCGAGCAGCCTGGTGATCCCGCGCTCGGAGTGGGGCGCGATCAACCCGGGTAAGATCTGCGGCAGCGTGGTCGCGCCCTACCGTGCGAGTATTCACCATACCTATGCGCCATCCGGTGACGGCGGTGATGCTGCGGCGCGGGTGCGCCAGATGCAGAGCTACCACATCAACACCCGGGGCTGGTGCGACATCGGCTACCACTTCATCGTCAGCCAGGCCGGCAACATCTACCAGGGGCGTTCGCGCTCCGATCGCCCCGGCGCGCACGTTGGTAACCAGAACTCGGGTAATGTGGGCATCAGCTTTATTGCCGACTTCACCACGCAGACTCCCAGCCAGACCCAGCTCAACGCCGGCGCGCGCATGCTCAAGTGGGTTCATGAGACACACGGGGTGCCGATGACACGCACCGCGGTCAAGGGTCACCGCGAGTGGCCGGGGCAAAGCACGAGCTGCCCGGGCGGCAACATGATCAGCAGCCTGGAGACGCTGCTTCAGAAGACCCGCGACCTGATCAACCCGCCGGCGCCGCAGACCTATGAGGTGGCGCTGGATGTGACGCTTAAAGGCGGAGAGGCGATGGTCGACCAGGGCTCCAGTGAAGGGGTGGTCGATGCGCTTCCTGGAGCCGAGTTCAGCGCGGAGATCCTGTTGAAGAACGCCTCCTCCTCGGCGATCCGCGGGGTGCGCCTGGGCTATGCTTTTGATGAGCTGGGGCTGACGCCTTTGAGCTACACCATCGAATCGGATCACCCGGGGCTGGATCAGAGCAGCTGGAGCACCAACGATGCCATGCAGGTCGAGAGCAACCCGGAGCCCGCGCAGATGGGCAGCTCGGGTGAACTCGTGATGAACGCGTTTTCGGCCGGTGAGTCCAAACGGGTGGTGGTGACGCTGCGAGCTGATTCGTACAGCTTCGCGATGGCACCTTTTGGCGGTGTGCGCGCCTTTGTGACGCATATCGACGATGTGTATGCGCAGAGCACGTTTGACGCTTCACCCGGCGTCAACCGCACCGGCACGACGCTGCGCGCGCATGCGGGGCTGGATATCTTCGCCACCGATGCGTGGTTCTTTGAAGGGCCCGAAGGGCCGGACGTCGAGGGTTGGACGGCCGAAGGCGTGGACGCCTTCGATGAGTTTCGGCTCAACACCTCTCACGGCTTGCTTGCCCTGCATCTGGTCGGCGAGGGAGCCACGGTGAGTTCGCCGGCATGGACTGCGATTGATGCGGATGCCTTCCCCGAGCTTGTGTTGCGAGCGCGCTCCCACGATGGCGAGCACGTCAAGGCGGTGTACTGGTCGCGAGAGGGCGAGGCGTTTAGCGAGGAGCGCAGCGTACGATTTGAGGCTTCGGGCGACGGTGAGTACCACGACCTTATCGTCAACCTGAGCGAGCATCCGGAGTGGTCCGGGGAGGTCAAGGCGCTGCGCATCGCGCTGCTGGCCGAAGGTGCGCCGGGCGAAGAAGCAAGCGGTTGGTACGACGTCGACCACATCTACTTCCAGAATCGCGCGGCCGGGACGACGACCACCGAGTTTGGCCCCGTGATCGATCAGGCGGCGGTGGCGCTGCTTCCTGAGGGGGGTGGGGGCGAAGCGGAGCCCGACGGTGAGGGCGGAGGTTCTCCGGGGCTCGGCGCGAATGATGGGGAGCAGCCCGGCGTACGCACCGCCTCGGGTTGCGCGACCACCGGGCAGCAGGGCGGTGGAACGCCGGCGGCGATCCTTCTGCTGCTGGGGTGGGTGCTGGCCTCGTGGCGGCGTCGCGCGACTTAA